From one Planktothrix agardhii NIES-204 genomic stretch:
- a CDS encoding cell division protein, whose product MFQKIRWGSRRSSMFYTWVEVDLWLMGACLLLTVFAGIMIRSVELNQGLTDWWQHWVTGAIGLTLALIFSRCRYERLIQWKWVIYGITNLSLVAVQIIGTTALGAQRWINIAGFHVQPSEFAKVGIIITLAALLQELKNPNLRDMIRILAIAAVPWGLVFIEPNLGTSLVFGAITLGMMYWGNIHPGWLILLLSPVITAIIFNVYLPAGIVWVVLMGFVGWWSLPWRWLTGPLALLVNLGAGELSHILWNVLQDYQKMRLIGFLNPEQDPLGSGYHLIQSRIAIGAGQLYGRGLNHGTQTQLNFIPEQHTDFIFSAIGEELGLIGCIAVLAIFWFICLRLVIIAQTAKDSFGSLIAIGVLCMLLFQVFVNIGMNIGIAPVTGIPLPFLSYGRSSLLSNWIAIGIVQSVANYRQKLNL is encoded by the coding sequence ATGTTTCAAAAAATTCGATGGGGAAGTCGCCGGAGTTCAATGTTTTATACTTGGGTTGAGGTAGATTTGTGGCTGATGGGAGCCTGTCTTCTTCTCACCGTATTTGCAGGAATTATGATCCGCAGTGTGGAGTTAAATCAAGGTTTAACTGATTGGTGGCAACATTGGGTGACGGGAGCGATTGGTTTAACTTTAGCTTTGATTTTTTCCCGTTGTCGTTATGAACGTCTGATTCAGTGGAAATGGGTGATTTATGGAATCACAAATTTATCGTTGGTTGCGGTACAAATTATTGGGACAACGGCATTAGGGGCGCAACGATGGATTAATATTGCGGGTTTTCATGTCCAACCCTCGGAGTTTGCTAAGGTCGGAATTATTATTACTTTAGCAGCCCTACTCCAAGAGTTAAAAAATCCAAATTTGAGGGATATGATTCGGATTTTAGCGATCGCTGCTGTTCCTTGGGGGCTGGTTTTTATTGAACCTAACTTGGGAACTTCTTTAGTGTTTGGTGCGATTACTTTAGGGATGATGTATTGGGGTAATATTCATCCTGGTTGGTTGATTTTGCTCCTTTCTCCAGTGATCACTGCAATTATTTTTAATGTCTATCTTCCGGCGGGAATTGTTTGGGTTGTATTAATGGGTTTTGTCGGTTGGTGGAGTCTCCCTTGGCGATGGCTGACTGGCCCTTTAGCTCTATTAGTGAATTTAGGAGCCGGAGAGTTAAGCCATATTCTCTGGAATGTGTTGCAAGACTATCAAAAAATGCGACTGATTGGGTTTTTGAATCCTGAACAAGATCCCTTGGGGAGTGGTTATCATTTAATTCAGTCTCGAATTGCCATTGGTGCGGGACAATTATATGGACGGGGACTTAATCATGGGACTCAAACTCAATTGAATTTTATTCCTGAACAACATACGGATTTTATCTTTTCCGCCATCGGTGAGGAGTTGGGTTTGATCGGTTGCATTGCAGTATTAGCTATTTTTTGGTTTATCTGTTTACGTCTAGTGATTATTGCCCAAACTGCTAAGGATTCTTTTGGATCTTTAATTGCTATTGGAGTCCTTTGTATGTTATTGTTTCAGGTGTTTGTTAACATTGGGATGAATATTGGCATAGCACCAGTTACCGGAATTCCTCTACCTTTCTTAAGCTATGGTCGATCTTCATTACTGAGTAATTGGATAGCCATTGGGATTGTACAATCGGTGGCTAACTACCGGCAAAAGCTTAATCTTTAA